One stretch of Ananas comosus cultivar F153 linkage group 6, ASM154086v1, whole genome shotgun sequence DNA includes these proteins:
- the LOC109711437 gene encoding probable acyl-activating enzyme 17, peroxisomal, whose translation MAYAALDRIWSEDIAAVGVASDEAEKLRVALREVLRESGSSGPEAWREISKRLLNPNLPFALHQMLYYGCYKDYDSDTPPAWIPNIEEAVSTNIGRLLEKRGKELLGSAYNNPIASFSDFQKFSVSNPEEYWKMIFEEMRIKFSVQPSCILRESDSYPGGQWLPGAYLNSAENCLILNGKRDADDVVVIWRDEGCDDMPVNRMTLEELRAEVCTVANALDSLDLAKGSAIAIDMPMHVNAVVIYLAVVLAGYVVVSIADSFASTEISTRLKISNAKAIFTQEYIIRGEKKLPLYSRVVDAHAPLAVVLPTKGSNFIAGLRDDDISWHDFLGRVKHIKYNDYVAVEQPIEAFTNILFSSGTTGEPKAIPWTHATPLKAAADAWCHMDIRKGDVVAWPTNLGWMMGPWLVYASLLNGASMALYNGSPLGSGFAKFVQDAKVTMLGVVPSIVRAWKNTNCTGGLDWSTIRCFGSTGEASSVDEYLWLMGRANYKPVIEYCGGTEIGGGFITGSLLQPQVLSAFSTPAMGCSLFILDSDGKPLPPNKAGIGELALDPTMFGASTTLLNANHYDVYFAGMPVWNGKVLRRHGDEFERTAGGYYRAHGRADDTMNLGGIKVSSIEIERVCNGVKDTILETAAVGVPPLGGGPEQLFLAVVFKDQSNVKEDLDQLKREFNSALQKKLNPLFRVSSVVAVPSLPRTASNKVMRRVLRKEFSQQSQRAKF comes from the exons ATGGCGTACGCGGCGCTCGATCGGATATGGTCGGAGGACATCGCCGCCGTCGGAGTGGCATCGGACGAGGCCGAGAAGCTCCGCGTGGCGCTCCGTGAGGTGCTCCGGGAGTCCGGGAGCTCGGGACCCGAGGCGTGGAGGGAGATATCGAAGCGCCTCCTAAACCCTAATCTCCCGTTCGCTTTGCATCAGATGCTGTACTACGGGTGCTACAAGGATTACGATTCCGATACTCCCCCCGCGTGGATTCCGAACAT AGAGGAAGCAGTCTCAACAAATATTGGTCGGTTATTAGAGAAGCGCGGGAAAGAATTACTTGGCTCGGCATATAACAATCCTATAGCTAGCTTTTCGGACTTCCAGAAATTCTCTGTCTCGAACCCTGAG GAATACTGGAAAATGATTTTTGAGGAGATGAGGATAAAATTCAGCGTGCAGCCGTCATGCATTCTGCGTGAAAGTGATTCTTATCCTGGAGGTCAATGGTTACCCGGGGCTTATTTAAATTCTGCTGAGAATTGCTTGATTTTGAATGGTAAAAGAGATGCCGATGATGTCGTGGTGATATGGAGAGATGAAGGCTGTGATGACATGCCTGTCAATCGAATGACACTTGAGGAATTGAGAGCAGAAGTCTG TACTGTGGCTAATGCACTGGACTCACTGGACTTGGCAAAAGGATCTGCTATTGCAATTGACATGCCGATGCATGTGAATGCTGTAGTCATCTACCTTGCTGTTGTGTTAGCAGGCTATGTGGTCGTCTCCATTGCTGATAGTTTTGCTTCTACTGAAATATCAACAagactcaaaatttcaaatgcaAAAGCAATTTTTACTCAG GAATATATCATTCGTGGTGAAAAGAAACTTCCCCTATATAG TAGAGTTGTTGATGCTCATGCTCCGCTAGCTGTTGTGCTCCCTACAAAAGGCTCCAACTTCATAGCAGGATTGCGTGACGATGATATATCTTGGCATGACTTCTTGGGAAGAGTGAAACATATCAA ATATAATGATTACGTGGCAGTAGAACAACCCATAGAGGCCTTCACAAACATCCTCTTTTCCTCGGGGACTACAG GGGAACCAAAGGCAATTCCATGGACACACGCAACTCCTCTAAAGGCTGCTGCTGATGCATGGTGTCATATGGATATCCGCAAGGGTGATGTTGTTGCATGGCCTACTAATCTTGGTTGGATGATGGGCCCTTGGCTTGTTTATGCCTCATTACTGAATGGAGCTTCCATGGCACTATACAACGGCTCCCCTCTTGGTTCAGGTTTCGCAAAGTTTGTGCAG GATGCTAAGGTAACAATGCTTGGCGTGGTTCCAAGTATTGTCCGTGCTTGGAAAAACACAAATTGCACTGGGGGCCTTGATTGGTCTACTATTCG ATGCTTTGGCTCCACTGGAGAGGCATCTAGTGTAGATGAGTACCTATGGTTGATGGGAAGAGCGAACTACAAGCCTGTCATTGAGTACTGTGGAGGCACAGAGATTGGAGGCGGATTTATTACCGGCTCACTGCTACAGCCTCAAGTGTTATCTGCATTTAGTACACCTGCTATGGGATGCAGCCTATTTATTCTTGACAGTGATGGAAAGCCACTA CCGCCGAATAAAGCTGGGATTGGAGAGCTAGCTCTTGATCCAACAATGTTTGGAGCATCTACCACCTTACTAAATGCTAATCATTATGATGTCTATTTCGCAGGCATGCCAGTTTGGAATGGGAAG GTTCTCCGAAGGCATGGGGATGAATTTGAACGGACAGCTGGAGGGTATTACAGAGCACATGGTCGTGCAGATGACACTATGAATCTTGGTGGCATTAAG GTAAGTTCCATTGAGATCGAAAGAGTTTGTAATGGAGTTAAAGATACAATTCTCGAGACTGCTGCTGTTGGGGTCCCACCGCTTGGTGGTGGTCCTGAACAGTTATTCTTGGCAGTCGTCTTCAAAGATCAGAGTAATGTGAAAGAAGACCTGGATCAATTGAAGAGGGAATTCAAC